The region TGATCAATGACGGCAAGGAAACGTCGTCGAGCCCTTGTAGCGAAGCCCGCGGTTAGCGCCGTCGGCTTAAAGGTAAGCCGAACGCGCTAAGCAGGTAAACACGAGTCTTTGGGTTTAACCATCTGGATAACACCCTCACGCTTGCGGGAGGGTCGGACGAGCAAACGGCCGGGGAGGGTGCCCTCTCCGGGCCTGAAGGCCCGACTCTCCCAGTGGGAGAGTGAAATGACTTAAGCCGAATCATTCGTGTTCAACTGCTTAGCGTCGGCCCCCAAGCTGGCCCCCTACGATTTCAGGGTTGTTTCTCAGCCGAGGCGGCGCTGATTATTCAAACCAGTTGACGGCGTTCTGGAACATCGCCAAACCGTCGCCGACTTCGGGTTGCTCGGTACGACGTGTCCAATACGGGTGCTGCGTCGGATCGATGTGACGCTCGGGGTGCGGCATCAATCCAAAGACACGACCGCTGGCATCACAAACACCGGCGACATTTGCGTCGGCACCGTTCGGATTCGCTGGAAACTCGATCACGTTGTCTTCGACACCGCTATCGGCATCACGCGTGTAACGCAAGCACAGTCGCCCAGCTTGCTTCAGTTCATCGAGGACCGCTTCACTGCGGGCGACAAACTTTCCTTCGGCATGAGCCATCGGCAGGTACATGTGCCGGATGCCTCGCAAGAACGCGCAGGCACCTTGCTCACCACCGGCGGTATCGGTCGCCAAATGAACCCAGCGGTCTTCGAAGCGGCCGTGGTTATTCCAGGCCAACGTCGCGGGCTGCTCACCTTCGGCGGCGGCGACGTTTTCGGTCAGTACGCCCAACCGCATCAGAACCTGCATCCCATTGCAGATCCCCAGCACCAGACGATCGCCTTTGCCGTGCACGAACGTATCGACCAAATCGGCCAAGTGGTTTTGCAGTCGTGTGGCTAGGATTCGACCGGCAGCGATGTCGTCGCCATAGCTGAATCCACCGGGGACGCACAGAATTTGGTAGCGGTCTTTCAGCGCGGCGTTTTCGGCCAGACGATTGACGTGAACCCGCTCGCATTCGGCGCCGGCACGCTCGAACGCATACGCGGTTTCTTCATCACAGTTGGTGCCCGGGGCTCGTAAGACGAGGACTCGTGGTCGCGGCATTGCTTGGCGGTCAGTACGGTGTCAGTTAAAAGTGCTCAGCCGCCGGTTTCGGCGGCCTTTCCTCCAGACAGCCGTCCATCCGCGCCACCTGGAAATGCCGAGTTTATTGGTTCGAAACGACCTTTCCTAGGGCCGCACCTACGGCAGAACCTTCACTTGCAACCGTTCGTGGTCGTGATCCCACCCCACGACGGCCCCTCGGATGGTGAGACGATCGCGTCCGGCCTGTTCATACTCATCCGCCAAATGACGCGGGATATACAATACCAGCGGCAACGGCGGCTCGTCGTGCCGAGCCCAGACGGCGTAGCCATCGTCGTACACGTGCGGATCCTCTTTGCCGCTGTAGAGCAGCCGCCGCTCGATAAATACATCCATGTCAAACGTCATCCCCGAAACCGCGTCGATCAACAAGTCAATCCGTTGATCGTCACCACGAGAATCCCACAAATGGCTCGCGGTTTCGACGAACGTTATCTCCGACTCGATCTCCTGCTGTCCCGTTTGTTCAAGCGAAGATCCATCGGCGTGATCCATCGGCGCCAACCTTGCGCGATCGGCCTCCTCCGGCGCCGCGTCCTGATCTGGAAAGACATCGAACGCCAGCGACTTTGTCCAATCAGGCCAGCGAGGAATGTCGACCCGCAAGTCTACCGTCCACTTCAAATCATTGTCGGCTAGATCAAATGAGTAGGGCGCGTCACTTGGCACGGGGATATCGAAACTGAATGCTTGCTGGTCCCCGGGTTCGATCACGGTCGTTCCTAACAACTCAACCTCGGTTTGATAGAACTGCTTGCGGTGCGTCGTCCGATTACTACCGCTACCGCTGACGGCGACTTCGCTTCCGTTCAGCGTCGCGGTGATCCGGTTGATGTTGACACGTCGCTTCGGCTGGAACCCCAATTTCACGTTCACGGTTCCGCCGGGATGTACCTCGGGGGTCATCAGCTCGGACTCGACGTTTCCTAGCAAGAACTTTGGAAGCACCGTTTTCGCCGCCAACAGGGCGGACAACGGAACGATAAAGACGCCGATAAACAATCCGGCAAACGGATTCGCGATCAGCACAGCGATCATGCCGCCGAATGCCGCGATCAGCGCCAAGATGACGATGGCTGCCACGGCATTGCCAATACAACCGGTCAATTCGGTGGACTGATTCTTGATCGTCTCCGGCCGTTTGTGGGGCCGCACGATGTACTCTGCGGACGCCTTTGGGTCGAACGCCCAGGGGATTTTAACTCGCACATCGATGTAGTGATCGACGTTGATGTAACTCCCGTGATAGCTAGGTGGCCAATCTGCGACAGTCAATTCGAAGCGATACGCCTCGCGCCGTCCCGGCTCCCACTGTCCGGAGAACAATGTCACCTTTTCGGCTGTTCCCTTGGCGACATTGCCGCGACCGTGCGTACGCCAACCGGACTGAACCTCGAGTGCTTTGCAATTAACACTCGTATCGGTTTCGACGTTAACCGACCCACGTACTTTTTCGCCGCCCCGATAAATGCGATCAGGCTCGTCAAGTTCAATCGATAAATCGCAGTTCGCCATCCGTCTCTACCTGTTGTTGCACGACGTCGTATAAGTAGCCTTCGATCGACCGGACGTCAGTCCCAAATCGTTCGATCAATCGGGCCGCATCGGTCAGCGTGATTTGTGGGACGTCGGTCGCCGGGCCACGAAGCGATGCGAGCACTCGCCGGTTTAAGATCTCGGTCAGTTTTTCCGCCGTCAACGTCAGTCCGATCCGATCGGTGTGGACATCATAGCCGGCCCGGCGCAGCGGCCCCGTCAAATCGCGATGGCTGGATAAAACCAAAGGCACGCCACTATCGAAAACCAGGCGCCGAATCCGTCGTGGTAACCGTTGGGCTTCGTCGACCAACAATGGCCATCCCCACGGGATCGTCGGACACGCGGCATCTTCGGGCAAATACACGTACGCCGCCTGGGGAATGACCCTTCCGATCGCCAGCATCCGCGTGGTCTTGCCTCGACCACAATCGCCTAACAGTTGAAACGCGGCTCGGGATCGGAACTGCCAATCCCTCGTCGCAGATTGCGAACCGATCTGCCGTAAGATGCGATCAACGTCGACGACGGCCAACTCAGCCCTCTCGGCACGTTCCAGTTCTCCAAACGGGTTACGATACAGATTCGCCGCCTGCCAACGGGTAGCACTCCGGTCCAATCGCATTCGGTGTCGCGCAGCTGTTGGGGGGACGATCACGTTCATGCCCCTACTATGCCCGAGTCGGACCGGAATCTGCAAGATGAGACCAGGCCAAGCCAAGCGACCTCCATCCGCCATACGATATTGCGATCGGCGTGACGCCGTTCGAACAGCCTGTCTCGCGATCACTCAACTGGTGATCGCGACCCAATCTTTGGTCTATGCACAATCTCCGGCACCCCCGATCACCGACGTCGCTTTCACCCCCGATGGCAACGCGATCGTTGCGGTCAGTCAATCGGGGCTGCAAATCTACCGCTGGCCGTCACTTGATTTGCAACGTACCGTGCTTGATTTGCGAGGTACCTTGGAGGTCGATGCGCCGAACCTACACTGTGTTGCATTCTCATCCGATGGAAGCCACGTCGCCATCGGCGGAGGCGAGCCGTCCCAGTCGGGCTCGGTGGAAATCTTCCCTTGGCCACTGTCTTCGGAAGCTCAAACGAGGGAAGCCAAATTCTCTCGCTCGCAACGCCTGACCGGTCACGACGATTCCGTTCGTGCCATCGTCTGGCTAGGACCAACGTCGATCGCATCGGCAAGTTTAGACCGCACGATTATCCGTTGGGACCTCGCCGGCGAACCACATCGGCAACAGACACTTCGCGGTCATTCTCGCAGCATTCATGCATTGGCCGCTTTTGACGTCACCTCGAAATCGAACCCGCAAGCTTCGACATCCGTATCGAAAACAGTCCGTACCGGTCTTATCAGCGGTGGGGACGACCGTTCGATTCGCGTTTGGGAATTGATGCCAGAGGCGGGTTCGTCGCCGCTCCGCCGAACGCTCCATCAACACACCGCAGCCATCAATGACTTGGCGACCCGGGCAAATGGCAACGGCCTTCCGATGGTCGCGTCCGCGTCGGCCGATCGATCGATTCGATTTTGGCAACCGACGATCGGCCGGATGGTTCGTTATGTTCGACTGCCTGCGGTTCCGTTGGTCGTCGCATGGCTCGATGACAAGCACCTGGTCACCGGATGTGACGACGGCCAGGTTCGATTGATCGACACCGTCAACGTCCAGGTCATCGAGACCCTGCCTGTACTGGAAGGCTGGGTCTACAGCCTTGCGGTCTCTGCCAAACAAGATAACGCCCCCCGAACGTCGATCGTTGTCGGTGGCAGCGGTGGTCAATTACGATCACTTGACTTTACAATCCCCGAGAAACTCGCTCGCTGAATCTACCTGTCTACCATCCCACCTGACACCATTGCCGCGACCGCTCACGATGCCTTCCGAAACGTCATCTCCGTCACGACGCATTGTTTACCCATCCGCCGTGGACTGGTGGTTGGCCGCACTGTTGATGCTTGGGCCGCTGATCTGTGTCGGGGTCACCGGAATGTTGCTGATCGAAGGCAAAAATCAAGACGCCTTCATCAGTTTGGTCACCGGAGCCGGGGTCCTGTTACTGACGGGTCTGTTGGTCATCCCCTGTCGCTACACGATCACCGAGGACACGTTAGCGATACGCTGCGGCATCGTGATGTCGCGGATCCCGCTGTCGCAGATCAGAACGATCGAACCGAGCGGTAGCTGGCTGAGTGCCCCGGCGCTATCAGTTCGTCGGGTCAAGATCACAACGGCTTCACGCTTCTATCTCGTATCGCCAATCGATCGGGAACGATTCATCAGCGAACTCGCAGACGCCGCTAAACTGGATCAATAACGTTGTCATTCGCCTCGCGAGCACAGCGTCCCTAAGAACTCCGCCTTACTCACCTACGACC is a window of Roseiconus lacunae DNA encoding:
- a CDS encoding phosphoribosylformylglycinamidine synthase subunit PurQ, whose product is MPRPRVLVLRAPGTNCDEETAYAFERAGAECERVHVNRLAENAALKDRYQILCVPGGFSYGDDIAAGRILATRLQNHLADLVDTFVHGKGDRLVLGICNGMQVLMRLGVLTENVAAAEGEQPATLAWNNHGRFEDRWVHLATDTAGGEQGACAFLRGIRHMYLPMAHAEGKFVARSEAVLDELKQAGRLCLRYTRDADSGVEDNVIEFPANPNGADANVAGVCDASGRVFGLMPHPERHIDPTQHPYWTRRTEQPEVGDGLAMFQNAVNWFE
- a CDS encoding sporulation protein, with product MANCDLSIELDEPDRIYRGGEKVRGSVNVETDTSVNCKALEVQSGWRTHGRGNVAKGTAEKVTLFSGQWEPGRREAYRFELTVADWPPSYHGSYINVDHYIDVRVKIPWAFDPKASAEYIVRPHKRPETIKNQSTELTGCIGNAVAAIVILALIAAFGGMIAVLIANPFAGLFIGVFIVPLSALLAAKTVLPKFLLGNVESELMTPEVHPGGTVNVKLGFQPKRRVNINRITATLNGSEVAVSGSGSNRTTHRKQFYQTEVELLGTTVIEPGDQQAFSFDIPVPSDAPYSFDLADNDLKWTVDLRVDIPRWPDWTKSLAFDVFPDQDAAPEEADRARLAPMDHADGSSLEQTGQQEIESEITFVETASHLWDSRGDDQRIDLLIDAVSGMTFDMDVFIERRLLYSGKEDPHVYDDGYAVWARHDEPPLPLVLYIPRHLADEYEQAGRDRLTIRGAVVGWDHDHERLQVKVLP
- a CDS encoding WD40 repeat domain-containing protein gives rise to the protein MRPGQAKRPPSAIRYCDRRDAVRTACLAITQLVIATQSLVYAQSPAPPITDVAFTPDGNAIVAVSQSGLQIYRWPSLDLQRTVLDLRGTLEVDAPNLHCVAFSSDGSHVAIGGGEPSQSGSVEIFPWPLSSEAQTREAKFSRSQRLTGHDDSVRAIVWLGPTSIASASLDRTIIRWDLAGEPHRQQTLRGHSRSIHALAAFDVTSKSNPQASTSVSKTVRTGLISGGDDRSIRVWELMPEAGSSPLRRTLHQHTAAINDLATRANGNGLPMVASASADRSIRFWQPTIGRMVRYVRLPAVPLVVAWLDDKHLVTGCDDGQVRLIDTVNVQVIETLPVLEGWVYSLAVSAKQDNAPRTSIVVGGSGGQLRSLDFTIPEKLAR
- a CDS encoding PH domain-containing protein, coding for MPSETSSPSRRIVYPSAVDWWLAALLMLGPLICVGVTGMLLIEGKNQDAFISLVTGAGVLLLTGLLVIPCRYTITEDTLAIRCGIVMSRIPLSQIRTIEPSGSWLSAPALSVRRVKITTASRFYLVSPIDRERFISELADAAKLDQ